A single genomic interval of Mycobacterium sp. DL592 harbors:
- a CDS encoding SDR family oxidoreductase, whose amino-acid sequence MSSVNGKVVFITGGARGVGADVARRLRRKNATLVLTDIDAAPLAELAAELGEEYVLTAVADVRDLAAMQAVADQAVQRFGGIDVVVANAGIATYGSVLKVDPEAFKRLMDINVNGVFHTVRATLPSVIDRRGYVLIVSSLAAYSAAPGLAPYHASKAAVEHFANALRLEVAHHGVDVGSAHMSWIDTPMVQDAKSDLSSFAQMLSKLPNPLGKTTSVDTCGEAFVKGIEGRRRRVNVPGWVGAFRWLRPVLSTPLGEKQVVAMVPSILPAMDAEVESLGRSTSSRLEELETP is encoded by the coding sequence ATGAGTTCCGTCAACGGCAAGGTCGTCTTCATCACCGGGGGCGCCCGCGGCGTCGGGGCCGACGTGGCCCGTCGGCTGCGGCGCAAGAACGCCACCTTGGTCCTGACCGACATCGACGCGGCACCGCTGGCCGAACTGGCCGCCGAGCTCGGCGAGGAGTACGTGCTGACCGCGGTCGCCGACGTCCGCGACCTGGCCGCTATGCAGGCCGTCGCCGACCAGGCCGTGCAGCGTTTCGGCGGCATCGACGTGGTGGTGGCCAACGCGGGAATCGCGACCTACGGCTCGGTGCTCAAGGTCGACCCGGAGGCTTTCAAGCGGCTGATGGACATCAACGTCAACGGGGTGTTCCACACCGTGCGGGCCACCTTGCCGTCGGTCATCGACCGCCGTGGCTACGTCCTGATCGTGTCGTCACTGGCGGCTTACTCGGCTGCACCCGGGCTCGCTCCGTACCACGCCTCGAAGGCCGCCGTGGAGCACTTCGCCAACGCGCTGCGCCTGGAAGTCGCCCACCACGGTGTCGACGTCGGTTCGGCACACATGTCCTGGATCGACACCCCGATGGTTCAGGACGCCAAGAGCGATCTGAGCAGCTTTGCGCAGATGCTGTCCAAGCTGCCGAACCCGTTGGGCAAGACCACAAGTGTGGACACCTGCGGCGAGGCCTTCGTCAAGGGCATCGAGGGCCGCCGCCGTCGGGTCAACGTGCCCGGCTGGGTGGGGGCGTTCCGCTGGCTTCGCCCGGTGCTGTCGACACCGCTGGGGGAGAAGCAGGTCGTGGCGATGGTGCCGTCGATCCTGCCCGCGATGGACGCCGAAGTGGAATCGCTGGGGCGGTCCACCAGCT
- the mshC gene encoding cysteine--1-D-myo-inosityl 2-amino-2-deoxy-alpha-D-glucopyranoside ligase, translating to MQSWPAVEIPQLPGRGPALRLYDTADGQVRPTAPGQTATMYVCGITPYDATHLGHAATYLTFDLVYRVWLDSGHQVHYVQNITDVDDPLFERANRDGIDWRDLGAREIQLFREDMAALRVLPPQDYVAATDAIAEVLELVEKLVACGAAYVVDDPEFPDVYYRADGTPQFGYESGYDRDTMLALFAERGGDPDRLGKADPLDALLWRAARPGEPSWPSPFGPGRPGWHVECSAISLDRLGFGFDVQGGGSDLIFPHHEFSAAHAECATGERRFARHYVHAGMIGWDGHKMSKSRGNLVLVSRLREQGVDPAAIRLGLFAGHYRSDRFWSDEVLTHANERLQRWRSATALPAGPDTTDLLARLRQYLADDLDTPSALAAVDGWCTDALEYGGHDTSAPAAVASAVDALLGVRL from the coding sequence ATGCAGTCCTGGCCGGCAGTCGAGATTCCGCAGCTGCCCGGTCGCGGGCCTGCCCTGCGGCTCTACGACACCGCCGACGGGCAGGTGCGCCCCACGGCACCGGGCCAGACCGCGACGATGTACGTCTGCGGCATCACGCCCTACGACGCGACCCACCTGGGCCATGCGGCCACCTACCTGACTTTCGACCTGGTGTACCGGGTGTGGTTGGACAGCGGGCATCAGGTGCACTATGTCCAGAACATCACCGACGTCGACGACCCGCTGTTCGAGCGGGCCAACCGGGACGGCATCGACTGGCGTGATCTGGGTGCCCGGGAGATCCAGCTGTTCCGCGAGGACATGGCCGCGCTTCGGGTGCTTCCGCCGCAGGACTACGTTGCGGCGACCGACGCCATCGCCGAAGTGCTGGAGTTGGTGGAGAAACTCGTTGCCTGCGGCGCGGCCTACGTCGTCGACGATCCCGAGTTTCCCGACGTCTACTACCGCGCCGACGGCACGCCTCAGTTCGGGTACGAGTCCGGATACGACCGCGACACCATGCTGGCGCTGTTCGCCGAGCGCGGCGGCGACCCGGATCGGTTGGGCAAGGCCGACCCACTCGACGCGCTGCTGTGGCGTGCCGCGCGTCCCGGTGAGCCGAGCTGGCCCTCACCGTTCGGCCCTGGCCGTCCCGGCTGGCACGTCGAGTGTTCGGCAATCTCGTTGGACCGCTTGGGTTTCGGGTTCGACGTCCAGGGCGGCGGCAGTGACCTCATCTTCCCGCACCACGAGTTCTCCGCCGCGCATGCCGAATGTGCCACCGGTGAGCGCAGATTCGCCCGGCACTACGTGCACGCAGGCATGATCGGCTGGGACGGGCACAAGATGTCCAAGAGCCGCGGCAACCTGGTACTGGTGTCCCGGTTGCGTGAGCAGGGTGTCGACCCCGCCGCGATCCGGCTCGGCCTGTTCGCCGGGCATTACCGCAGCGACCGGTTCTGGAGCGATGAGGTGCTGACGCACGCCAACGAACGGCTGCAGCGGTGGCGCAGCGCGACGGCCCTGCCCGCCGGCCCCGACACCACCGACCTGCTCGCCCGGTTGCGTCAGTACCTGGCCGACGACCTGGACACGCCCAGCGCCCTGGCGGCCGTCGACGGGTGGTGTACCGACGCGCTGGAGTACGGCGGACACGACACGTCCGCACCCGCCGCGGTAGCCAGCGCCGTCGACGCACTTCTGGGTGTGCGGCTCTAA
- a CDS encoding 3'(2'),5'-bisphosphate nucleotidase CysQ — protein MSLTDAELAADLAEEAGRLLLAVREEVGHDYPWELGDAGDFRANALILRRLRAERPDDAVLSEEAYDDLKRLHADRVWIIDPLDGTREFSMPRRPDWAVHVALWKRTGPDGGAITDAAVALPAMGEVHRSDTVRAPAAPQAGPIRITASSNRPPAVLWRLRDRLDMEFIRIGSAGAKAMAVVRGDADAYIHAGGQWEWDSAAPAGVLQAAGMHATRLDGSPLLYNQPDPYLPDLLMCRPEVADLLLDAMWLAS, from the coding sequence GTGAGTCTGACCGATGCGGAGCTGGCCGCCGACCTGGCCGAGGAGGCCGGACGTCTGCTGCTGGCCGTCCGTGAGGAGGTCGGCCACGACTACCCGTGGGAGCTTGGTGACGCCGGCGACTTCCGCGCCAACGCACTGATCCTGCGCCGCCTGCGGGCCGAACGGCCCGACGACGCGGTGCTGTCCGAGGAGGCCTACGACGACCTCAAGCGGTTGCACGCCGACCGGGTCTGGATCATCGACCCCCTCGACGGCACTCGTGAGTTCTCCATGCCGCGACGGCCGGATTGGGCTGTGCACGTGGCGTTGTGGAAGCGCACCGGTCCCGACGGCGGCGCCATCACCGACGCTGCCGTGGCCCTGCCCGCGATGGGCGAGGTACACCGCAGCGACACTGTGCGGGCACCGGCCGCGCCGCAGGCGGGCCCGATCCGGATCACCGCCAGCTCCAACCGCCCGCCCGCGGTGTTGTGGCGGCTGCGTGACCGCCTGGACATGGAGTTCATCCGCATCGGCTCGGCGGGCGCCAAGGCGATGGCCGTGGTGCGCGGCGACGCGGACGCCTACATCCACGCGGGCGGCCAGTGGGAGTGGGACTCCGCCGCCCCAGCCGGCGTACTGCAGGCCGCCGGGATGCACGCCACCCGCCTGGACGGCTCGCCGCTGCTCTACAACCAGCCCGACCCGTACCTTCCCGACCTGCTGATGTGCCGGCCAGAAGTGGCCGACCTGTTGCTCGATGCAATGTGGCTGGCGAGCTAG
- a CDS encoding META domain-containing protein, with protein sequence MRLIWLLGSAVLALAACGSTPPPHPLDGTSWRLLSLESMSDEQGTTTVADPSMFTVDFGADGQAAFRIDCNRGSATWHASAASPDSGSLTFGPIATTRMACPQPSLDGQVSTALGYVRGFLLKDGRLHMSLLADGGILHWEPATPHKP encoded by the coding sequence ATGCGCCTGATCTGGCTCCTCGGCAGCGCCGTCCTGGCCCTGGCGGCGTGCGGCTCGACGCCGCCGCCGCATCCACTGGACGGCACGAGCTGGCGGCTGCTCAGCCTGGAATCGATGAGCGACGAGCAGGGCACCACCACCGTCGCGGATCCGTCGATGTTCACCGTCGATTTCGGAGCCGACGGACAGGCTGCATTCCGCATCGACTGCAACCGCGGCAGCGCCACCTGGCACGCCAGCGCGGCGTCGCCGGATTCCGGCAGCCTCACCTTCGGGCCGATCGCGACGACCCGCATGGCCTGCCCGCAGCCGTCGCTGGACGGCCAGGTGTCCACCGCGCTGGGCTACGTCCGGGGATTCCTGCTCAAGGACGGCCGGCTGCACATGTCGCTACTGGCCGACGGCGGCATCCTGCACTGGGAGCCGGCCACGCCGCACAAGCCCTAG
- a CDS encoding SCO1664 family protein: MTGTDESVAREVLQRGELNVLGRIRSASNATFLCEATLAEQTLHCVYKPVAGEQPLWDFPDGTLAGREFGSYLVSAALGWNIVPLTVIGDGPAGRGMLQLWVDQPDDDDDEPAGPALVDLCPAKSIPPGYLPVLDAYDYAGNEVTLVHADDERLLRMAVFDVIVNNADRKGGHILAGVDGRVYGVDHGVSLHVQDKLRTVLWGWAGKPVDDETLAAVAVLGEQLSGPLAEELCGHITDAEVTALRQRVRALLAEPVMPGPDRRRPIPWPAF; the protein is encoded by the coding sequence GTGACGGGAACCGACGAGTCCGTGGCACGTGAGGTGCTGCAGCGCGGGGAGTTGAACGTTCTCGGCCGCATCCGCTCGGCCAGCAACGCCACCTTTCTGTGCGAGGCGACGCTGGCCGAACAGACCCTGCACTGCGTTTACAAGCCGGTCGCCGGCGAACAGCCGCTGTGGGATTTCCCGGATGGCACCCTCGCCGGCCGCGAGTTCGGCTCCTACCTGGTATCGGCCGCTCTGGGCTGGAACATCGTGCCGCTCACCGTGATTGGCGACGGGCCCGCCGGGCGCGGAATGCTGCAGCTGTGGGTGGACCAACCCGATGACGACGACGACGAGCCGGCCGGTCCCGCACTGGTCGACCTGTGCCCGGCGAAATCGATTCCGCCGGGCTACCTTCCGGTGCTCGACGCCTATGACTACGCGGGCAACGAGGTGACGCTGGTGCACGCCGACGACGAGCGGCTGCTGCGGATGGCGGTGTTCGACGTCATCGTCAACAACGCCGACCGCAAGGGCGGCCACATCCTGGCCGGTGTAGACGGGCGGGTCTACGGCGTGGATCACGGTGTGTCGCTTCATGTTCAAGACAAGCTGCGGACGGTGCTGTGGGGTTGGGCGGGCAAGCCCGTCGACGACGAAACCCTGGCGGCCGTCGCAGTGCTCGGCGAGCAACTGTCCGGCCCGCTGGCCGAGGAACTGTGCGGTCACATCACCGACGCTGAAGTGACGGCGTTGCGGCAGCGGGTCCGCGCTCTGCTGGCCGAACCGGTGATGCCGGGCCCGGACCGGCGCAGGCCGATTCCCTGGCCGGCCTTCTAG
- a CDS encoding DUF3090 domain-containing protein, giving the protein MPRAIHVFRTPDRFVAGTVGQPGNRTFYLQAVHDSRVISVILEKQQVAVLAERIGALLVEINRRFGTPLPPETDVVEDLSPLITPVDAEFRVGTMGLGWDSEAETVVVELLAVSDTEFDASVVLDDAEEGPDAVRVFLTPESARQFASRSHRVISAGRPPCPLCDEPLDPEGHICVRTNGYRRGAFGGAEDDLDP; this is encoded by the coding sequence ATGCCCCGCGCCATTCACGTCTTCCGCACTCCCGACCGATTCGTGGCCGGGACCGTTGGGCAACCCGGAAACCGGACGTTCTACCTGCAGGCCGTGCACGACAGCCGGGTGATCTCCGTGATTCTGGAAAAGCAGCAGGTCGCCGTGCTGGCTGAACGCATCGGTGCGCTGTTGGTCGAGATCAACCGGCGCTTCGGCACCCCGCTGCCGCCGGAGACCGATGTCGTCGAGGACCTCAGCCCGCTGATCACCCCAGTCGACGCCGAGTTCCGGGTCGGCACGATGGGTCTGGGCTGGGACTCCGAGGCCGAGACCGTGGTGGTGGAGTTGCTGGCCGTCAGCGACACCGAATTCGACGCGTCGGTGGTTCTCGACGACGCCGAAGAGGGGCCCGACGCGGTGCGGGTGTTCCTGACCCCGGAGTCGGCGCGACAATTCGCCAGCCGGTCGCATCGCGTCATCTCCGCCGGACGCCCGCCGTGCCCGCTGTGCGACGAGCCGCTGGATCCCGAGGGCCACATCTGTGTCCGCACCAACGGATATCGGCGCGGCGCGTTCGGCGGCGCCGAGGACGACCTGGACCCGTGA
- a CDS encoding histidine phosphatase family protein produces the protein MTVILLRHGRSTSNTAHTLAGRTEGVELDDKGRAQAAALPERVDGLPIAALVRSPLLRCRMTLEPLAEALGLDPVVDERLAEVDYGQWTGRALKDLVKEPLWSVVQHQPSAAVFPDGEGLAQVQSRAVAAIRDHDRRLAQEHGKDVLWVACTHGDVIKSVVADALGAHLDSFQRITADPASMSVIRYTPVRPFVIHVNHTGGQLASVLSAPPPTEADTAAEDAVVGGSTD, from the coding sequence ATGACTGTCATTCTGCTGCGCCACGGCCGCTCCACCTCCAATACCGCCCACACCCTGGCCGGGCGCACTGAGGGCGTCGAACTCGATGACAAGGGCCGCGCCCAGGCCGCCGCGCTGCCCGAGCGGGTCGACGGCCTGCCGATCGCCGCGCTGGTGCGCTCGCCGCTGCTGCGCTGCCGCATGACGCTGGAGCCGCTGGCCGAGGCCCTGGGCCTGGATCCGGTGGTCGACGAGCGGCTTGCCGAGGTCGACTACGGGCAGTGGACCGGGCGCGCGTTGAAGGACCTGGTCAAAGAGCCGCTGTGGTCGGTGGTGCAGCACCAGCCCAGCGCTGCGGTGTTCCCCGACGGTGAAGGCCTGGCCCAGGTCCAGTCCCGCGCGGTGGCCGCCATCCGGGACCACGACCGCCGGTTGGCGCAGGAGCACGGCAAGGATGTCCTGTGGGTGGCGTGCACGCACGGTGACGTCATCAAGTCGGTGGTCGCCGACGCGCTCGGCGCCCACCTGGACAGCTTCCAGCGCATCACCGCCGACCCGGCGTCGATGAGCGTGATCCGCTATACGCCGGTGCGCCCGTTCGTGATTCACGTCAACCACACCGGCGGCCAGCTGGCGTCGGTGCTGAGCGCCCCGCCGCCGACCGAGGCGGACACAGCCGCCGAGGACGCGGTCGTCGGCGGTTCCACGGACTAG
- a CDS encoding undecaprenyl-diphosphate phosphatase has translation MSWLQVVVLSIVQGLTEFLPVSSSSHLAIVSRVFFAGDAGASFTAVSQLGTEAAVLIYFARDIVRILKAWFNGLFVKAHRDNPDYRLGWYVIIGTVPIVVLGVAFKQAIRGEVRNLWIIATAMLVFSAVIAAAEYFGRQTRHIEQLTWRDGLLVGIAQCLALIPGVSRSGSTISAGLFLGLDRELSARFGFLLGIPAILASGLFSLPDAFHPVTEGMSATGAQLLVSVVIAFVVGFAAITWLLRFVAHHVMYWFVGYRVVLALVVMALLSTGVVAAG, from the coding sequence ATGTCGTGGTTGCAGGTCGTCGTCTTGTCGATCGTCCAGGGGCTGACCGAGTTCCTGCCGGTCTCGTCATCGAGCCACCTGGCGATCGTGTCCCGGGTCTTCTTCGCCGGTGACGCCGGCGCGTCGTTCACCGCGGTGTCCCAGCTGGGCACCGAAGCCGCCGTGCTCATCTACTTCGCCCGCGACATCGTGCGCATCCTCAAGGCCTGGTTCAACGGCCTGTTCGTCAAGGCGCACCGCGACAACCCCGACTACCGGTTGGGCTGGTACGTCATCATCGGCACGGTGCCGATCGTCGTGCTCGGGGTCGCGTTCAAGCAGGCGATCCGTGGCGAGGTGCGCAACCTGTGGATCATCGCCACCGCGATGCTGGTCTTCTCCGCAGTGATCGCCGCCGCCGAGTACTTCGGCCGCCAGACCCGCCACATCGAACAGCTGACCTGGCGCGACGGCCTGTTGGTCGGCATCGCGCAATGCCTGGCACTGATTCCCGGTGTGTCGCGGTCCGGATCGACCATCAGCGCGGGTCTGTTCCTTGGACTCGACCGTGAGCTGTCCGCCAGATTCGGCTTCCTGCTGGGTATCCCGGCCATCCTGGCGTCAGGGCTGTTTTCGCTGCCGGACGCCTTCCACCCGGTGACCGAGGGGATGAGCGCCACGGGTGCCCAACTCCTGGTCTCCGTCGTCATCGCATTCGTCGTCGGCTTCGCGGCGATCACGTGGTTGCTGCGGTTCGTCGCCCACCACGTCATGTATTGGTTCGTCGGCTACCGGGTGGTGCTGGCCCTCGTCGTCATGGCGCTGCTGAGTACCGGCGTGGTGGCCGCGGGATGA
- a CDS encoding DUF5703 family protein, whose product MSSAHRGRMPASWEVDLSEDYEWIPLRLPPDVTRVSASTRLSIEAEYRGWELTRVRLYTDGSRRVLLRRKKIRIDGRHTDQPEL is encoded by the coding sequence ATGAGTAGCGCCCACCGCGGCCGGATGCCGGCCAGCTGGGAGGTCGACCTCTCCGAGGACTACGAGTGGATCCCGCTGCGGCTACCGCCGGACGTGACCCGCGTCAGCGCGTCGACCCGGCTGTCGATCGAAGCCGAGTACCGCGGCTGGGAACTGACCAGGGTGCGCCTCTACACCGACGGGAGCCGCCGGGTCTTGTTGCGGCGCAAGAAGATCCGCATCGACGGCCGCCACACAGACCAGCCAGAGCTGTGA
- a CDS encoding quinone-dependent dihydroorotate dehydrogenase has protein sequence MYSAVRRALFLVPPERIHTLVFAGLRAATATGVARRQLSRRLAPQDPVLAATVFGVRFPGPLGLAAGFDKDGVGLHTWGALGFGYAEVGTVTAVPQPGNPLPRLFRLAQDRALLNRMGFNNHGAGQLALQLARHHPDVPIGVNIGKSKVTPPELAAEDYRSSARLLGPLAAYLVVNVSSPNTPGLRDLQAVESLRPILSAVLSETSTPVLVKIAPDLSDDDVDAVADLAVELGLAGIVATNTTISRAGLRTPGVDELGAGGISGPPVARRSLEILRRLYGRVGERLVLVSVGGIETADDAWERITAGASLLQGYTGFVYGGGLWAKEIHDGIAARLHAGGFSSLSDAVGSAAPL, from the coding sequence ATGTACTCCGCGGTGCGGCGGGCGCTGTTCCTGGTGCCCCCCGAACGGATCCACACGCTGGTGTTCGCCGGGCTGCGCGCCGCGACGGCCACCGGCGTCGCCCGCAGGCAGCTGAGCCGCCGGCTCGCCCCGCAGGATCCGGTGCTGGCCGCCACGGTGTTCGGGGTGCGTTTTCCGGGTCCGCTCGGGCTGGCCGCGGGATTCGACAAGGACGGTGTCGGCCTGCACACCTGGGGCGCACTGGGTTTCGGCTACGCCGAGGTGGGCACGGTGACCGCCGTTCCGCAGCCGGGTAATCCCCTGCCGCGGCTGTTCCGACTGGCACAGGACCGGGCGCTGCTGAACCGGATGGGCTTCAACAACCACGGCGCCGGACAGCTGGCATTGCAACTGGCCCGCCACCACCCCGACGTACCCATCGGGGTGAACATCGGCAAGTCGAAGGTCACACCGCCCGAGCTGGCCGCCGAGGACTACCGATCCAGTGCTCGACTGCTCGGCCCGCTGGCCGCCTACCTGGTGGTCAACGTCAGCTCCCCCAACACCCCGGGGCTGCGCGACCTGCAGGCGGTGGAGTCGCTGCGCCCCATCCTGAGCGCGGTCCTGAGCGAGACGTCCACACCGGTGCTGGTGAAGATCGCCCCCGACCTGTCCGACGACGACGTCGACGCGGTGGCCGACCTGGCCGTCGAACTCGGCCTGGCGGGCATCGTCGCAACCAACACCACGATCTCGCGAGCCGGGCTGCGCACCCCCGGCGTCGACGAACTCGGCGCCGGCGGGATCTCCGGGCCGCCGGTCGCGCGGCGATCGCTGGAGATCCTGCGGCGGCTCTACGGCCGGGTCGGCGAGCGGCTGGTACTGGTCAGCGTCGGCGGTATCGAAACCGCCGACGATGCCTGGGAGCGAATCACCGCGGGCGCGTCGCTGCTGCAGGGCTACACCGGCTTCGTCTACGGCGGAGGCTTGTGGGCCAAGGAAATTCACGACGGCATCGCCGCGCGGCTGCACGCCGGCGGGTTCAGCTCGCTCAGTGACGCCGTCGGCTCCGCGGCGCCCCTGTAG
- a CDS encoding alpha/beta hydrolase, whose translation MSRSACAGHSRVSGLGAVLGAIVLVSAGCGAIVEGKPVAARPPIGQSAAIEWGPCHAVGGGDGAHIPADAQCGDLTVPIDYANSGGAVAKLALIRFPATGGKIGSLVINPGGPGESGVDAALSMLDSLPPQIRARFDLVGFDPRGVGSSTPALWCNSDADNDAMRADPQVDYTPAGVAHIESTEKQFVQRCVDKMGKDFLANVGTANVARDLDRLRAALGDEKLTYLGYSYGTEIGTAYAEAFPDKVRAMILDGAVDPDADPIQSNIDQAAAFQKAFDDFAADCAKEPKCPLGTDPAKAVDVYRHMVDPLVGKPIRTDDPRGLGYGDAITGTIMAMYSPTLWKHLTEGLTELSQGRGDTLLAMADMYWNRDEHGHYSNSNDAEVGVNCVDEPPNTDRTKAVDEDRRTRLAAPFMSYGPFTGDAPLDTCAFWPVPPTGAPHQVSAPGLGPVLVVSTTDDPATPYRAGVELAKELGGGLLTFDGTQHTVVFQGDACVDKYAAAYLIDLTLPPPNSKC comes from the coding sequence ATGAGTCGCTCTGCGTGTGCCGGCCACAGCCGAGTATCCGGTCTCGGGGCTGTTCTCGGTGCGATCGTGCTGGTGTCCGCCGGCTGCGGTGCGATCGTCGAGGGGAAGCCGGTGGCGGCGAGGCCGCCGATCGGTCAGTCGGCTGCGATCGAGTGGGGGCCGTGTCACGCCGTCGGCGGTGGCGACGGAGCGCACATCCCCGCAGATGCGCAGTGTGGCGACCTCACTGTCCCGATCGACTACGCGAATTCCGGTGGGGCGGTTGCCAAGTTGGCGCTCATCCGGTTTCCGGCTACCGGGGGCAAGATCGGTTCGCTGGTCATCAACCCCGGCGGCCCGGGGGAGTCGGGCGTCGACGCGGCACTGTCGATGCTGGATTCGCTGCCACCGCAGATCCGGGCCCGGTTCGACCTCGTCGGGTTCGACCCGCGGGGAGTCGGTTCGTCGACTCCGGCGCTGTGGTGCAACTCCGATGCCGACAACGACGCGATGCGCGCCGATCCCCAGGTTGACTACACCCCTGCCGGCGTTGCCCATATCGAGAGCACAGAGAAACAGTTCGTCCAGCGCTGCGTGGACAAAATGGGTAAGGACTTCTTGGCTAACGTGGGAACCGCCAATGTCGCCAGGGATCTCGACCGGCTGCGTGCCGCACTGGGTGACGAGAAGCTGACCTATCTGGGATATTCCTACGGCACCGAGATCGGAACGGCCTACGCCGAGGCCTTTCCGGACAAGGTGCGAGCGATGATCCTCGACGGTGCGGTCGATCCTGACGCGGATCCGATCCAGTCCAACATCGACCAGGCGGCCGCATTCCAGAAGGCGTTCGACGATTTCGCCGCCGACTGTGCCAAAGAACCCAAGTGCCCGTTGGGCACCGACCCGGCCAAGGCTGTCGACGTTTACCGTCATATGGTCGATCCCTTGGTCGGCAAGCCAATTCGCACCGACGATCCGCGCGGCCTGGGTTACGGCGACGCGATCACGGGCACCATCATGGCGATGTACTCGCCGACTCTCTGGAAGCATCTGACCGAAGGGTTGACCGAGTTGTCCCAGGGGCGCGGCGACACCTTGCTCGCCATGGCCGACATGTACTGGAACCGTGACGAGCACGGTCACTACTCCAACTCCAACGACGCCGAGGTCGGGGTCAACTGTGTCGACGAGCCGCCCAACACTGACCGCACGAAGGCCGTCGACGAAGACCGCAGGACCCGGCTGGCGGCGCCGTTCATGAGCTACGGTCCGTTCACCGGTGACGCACCACTGGACACCTGCGCGTTCTGGCCGGTGCCGCCGACCGGCGCCCCGCACCAGGTGTCCGCGCCGGGGCTGGGGCCGGTGCTCGTGGTCTCCACGACCGACGACCCTGCGACGCCCTACCGGGCGGGCGTCGAGCTGGCCAAGGAGCTCGGTGGCGGCCTGCTGACCTTCGACGGCACCCAGCACACCGTGGTGTTCCAGGGCGACGCCTGCGTGGACAAGTACGCCGCGGCCTACCTGATCGACCTGACCCTGCCGCCGCCGAATTCCAAGTGCTGA
- a CDS encoding YbhB/YbcL family Raf kinase inhibitor-like protein, translating to MAFDYNPYDFLPELPGFTLTSTDITDGKPLRNAQVSGIMGADGEDVSPQLSWSGFPEETRSFAVTVYDPDAPTASGFWHWAVANLPATTTELPSGVGDGSLLPGDALTLVNDAGVRRFIGAAPPAGHGYHRYFVAVHALNVEKLELTEDASPAFLGFNLFMNAIARAVIHGTYEQK from the coding sequence ATGGCCTTTGACTACAACCCCTACGACTTCCTGCCCGAACTGCCCGGCTTCACCCTGACGAGTACCGACATCACCGACGGCAAGCCGCTGCGCAACGCTCAGGTCAGCGGCATCATGGGCGCCGACGGCGAGGATGTCTCACCCCAGCTGAGCTGGTCGGGCTTCCCCGAAGAGACCCGCAGCTTCGCGGTCACCGTCTACGACCCGGACGCCCCCACGGCGTCGGGCTTCTGGCACTGGGCGGTGGCCAACCTGCCCGCCACCACCACCGAGCTGCCCTCCGGTGTCGGCGACGGCTCGCTGCTGCCTGGTGACGCGCTGACCTTGGTCAACGATGCCGGCGTGCGTCGCTTCATCGGCGCCGCCCCGCCGGCCGGTCACGGCTACCACCGCTACTTCGTCGCCGTGCATGCCCTCAATGTGGAGAAGCTGGAGCTCACCGAGGACGCCAGCCCGGCCTTCCTGGGCTTCAACCTGTTCATGAACGCGATCGCCCGCGCGGTGATCCATGGGACCTACGAGCAGAAGTAG